A genomic segment from Mucilaginibacter terrenus encodes:
- a CDS encoding TonB-dependent receptor plug domain-containing protein → MKRSLFLLSAAFCLHVQLFAQNSPAKPVSMGEINSKLQSWQSARVIEKAYLHFNKPYYNAGDTIYFKAYVTMGEKNELSKISGVLHVDLISKNDSLMQSMVLQLNNGLAWGDFALPAYTPRGNFRVRAYTQWMQNSGSKYVFDKIIPVNGKSISPLNTAANTNVKQADVQFFPEGGTFVNAVPSKMGLKAIGPDGLGINIKGTVVDEQNTEVAKFTSAHLGMGQFYITPQTGKTYKAKITYPNGTTSSVALPIAVEKGITLAINNESDTKLSIEINANKPYYLENKNKEINIVMFSGGVIKSVKTVLDNQVIGFDLPKKDLKTGILQVTVFSDTGMPLNERLVFIQNGNNILNLSVNTDKAVYAVNSDVKMSLNAMIGDKPSVGSFSVAAIDGSKAGSDAEMGRNILSDLLLSTDVSGYVEQPGYYFNNVNGDTRANLDILMLTQGYRRFAWKDFLTESESVTAGVPENGLVISGYVKAKDGKPFSNEKVTLLLSNSGQSLTQATDANGKFAFENLGYTDKTRFLLKLENASIKNKAVVTLNKTITTRPINAYQQPIEAIRDMPALSGNTGAEMVNAGGSKVTELKQVNVNDKTKYRTASLSGSGNADQVIFRNDIKDATNLTLALSGRVRGVKFSNGAGYLTNGTVLTQAGSGVSPMLVVIDGAITPTNLDNINPNDVQSVEILKGANASMYGVDGAKGVIVITSRQGSDNDNDTQTTVMSPGILAINPQGFYAAREFYTPRYEASRNDLSAAYWKPNVVTDKDGKATLNFNTTGAGNYVIIVEGMDSAGNIGRSVTKYKVQ, encoded by the coding sequence ATGAAAAGATCATTATTCCTGCTATCTGCAGCATTTTGCCTGCACGTGCAATTGTTTGCGCAAAACAGCCCCGCAAAGCCAGTTTCCATGGGCGAAATAAACAGCAAGCTGCAGTCGTGGCAGTCGGCAAGGGTAATTGAGAAAGCATATTTGCACTTTAATAAGCCGTATTACAATGCGGGCGACACCATCTACTTTAAGGCTTATGTTACCATGGGCGAAAAGAACGAGTTATCTAAAATAAGCGGTGTGCTGCACGTAGACCTTATCAGTAAAAATGATTCGCTGATGCAGAGTATGGTGCTGCAGCTAAATAACGGGCTCGCCTGGGGCGACTTTGCTTTACCTGCTTATACGCCAAGGGGCAACTTCAGGGTAAGGGCTTATACGCAATGGATGCAGAACAGCGGCAGCAAATACGTTTTTGATAAAATAATTCCGGTAAACGGAAAAAGCATATCCCCGTTGAATACTGCGGCTAATACCAACGTAAAACAAGCGGATGTACAGTTCTTTCCGGAAGGCGGCACCTTTGTTAACGCAGTGCCCTCAAAAATGGGCCTTAAGGCAATTGGTCCGGATGGTTTGGGAATAAACATTAAAGGAACTGTTGTAGACGAGCAGAATACGGAGGTTGCCAAATTTACATCAGCCCACCTGGGCATGGGGCAGTTTTATATTACCCCGCAAACAGGTAAAACATACAAAGCCAAAATAACCTACCCCAATGGTACAACAAGTTCTGTTGCCCTGCCTATAGCTGTAGAAAAGGGCATTACGCTGGCGATAAACAATGAATCAGATACTAAACTATCAATAGAAATAAACGCTAATAAGCCATATTACCTGGAAAACAAGAACAAAGAGATAAATATAGTAATGTTCTCAGGTGGTGTTATCAAGTCGGTAAAAACCGTATTGGACAACCAGGTAATAGGGTTTGATCTTCCGAAGAAAGATCTTAAAACAGGTATTTTGCAGGTAACGGTGTTCTCGGACACGGGTATGCCACTTAACGAGCGGCTGGTATTTATTCAAAATGGGAATAACATACTTAACCTTTCGGTTAATACTGATAAGGCCGTTTATGCTGTAAATAGCGATGTAAAGATGAGCTTGAATGCAATGATCGGCGACAAGCCATCTGTCGGTAGTTTTTCGGTAGCAGCAATAGATGGCAGCAAAGCAGGTTCAGATGCAGAAATGGGCCGTAATATACTATCGGACCTTCTGCTGTCAACTGATGTAAGCGGGTATGTCGAGCAACCGGGCTATTACTTTAATAATGTAAACGGCGACACGCGTGCCAATTTGGACATACTGATGCTTACACAAGGGTACCGCCGCTTCGCCTGGAAAGACTTTTTAACCGAAAGTGAATCGGTAACGGCCGGTGTGCCTGAAAATGGATTAGTAATAAGTGGCTATGTAAAGGCTAAGGACGGTAAGCCGTTTTCTAATGAGAAAGTGACGCTGTTACTATCCAACAGCGGCCAATCCCTAACACAAGCAACAGATGCTAACGGCAAATTTGCCTTTGAGAACTTGGGTTATACAGATAAAACAAGGTTCCTGTTAAAGCTGGAGAACGCTTCAATAAAAAACAAGGCCGTAGTTACGCTGAATAAAACCATTACGACGCGGCCAATAAATGCTTACCAGCAACCTATAGAAGCTATCAGAGACATGCCTGCCTTATCAGGTAACACAGGAGCTGAAATGGTTAACGCTGGTGGCAGTAAGGTAACGGAGCTAAAACAGGTAAATGTTAATGATAAAACAAAATACCGTACCGCAAGCCTTAGCGGCAGCGGTAATGCTGATCAGGTGATATTTAGAAATGATATAAAAGATGCCACAAATCTTACACTAGCCTTATCTGGCAGGGTGCGTGGCGTAAAATTCTCGAACGGAGCAGGCTACCTTACCAATGGTACTGTGCTTACACAAGCCGGATCCGGCGTTTCTCCAATGCTTGTAGTAATAGATGGGGCTATTACACCAACAAATTTGGACAACATTAATCCAAATGATGTTCAGTCGGTTGAAATTTTAAAGGGCGCAAATGCCAGTATGTACGGCGTAGATGGTGCTAAAGGCGTTATTGTGATAACCAGCCGCCAGGGAAGCGACAATGATAACGACACACAGACTACTGTAATGTCTCCGGGTATACTGGCCATCAACCCACAGGGTTTTTACGCCGCCCGCGAGTTTTATACTCCGCGTTATGAAGCAAGTAGAAATGATTTATCTGCTGCATACTGGAAACCAAACGTTGTTACAGATAAAGACGGCAAGGCTACGCTCAACTTTAACACTACCGGTGCGGGCAATTACGTAATTATTGTTGAGGGGATGGATAGTGCCGGTAATATTGGCAGATCTGTCACTAAATATAAAGTGCAGTAA
- a CDS encoding DUF2911 domain-containing protein, which produces MRKGFQFKALAFFVFALLVSTVTFAQQKPIASPRDSVSATVAGSKITINYGSPSVKGRKVFGELEPYGKVWRAGANEATVFTTSKDIMVEGKKLPAGTYGLFAIPTATTWTIIFNKVAKQWGAFKYDESSDALRVVVKPVASAMNERLVYKITAKGFSLSWDKLSVPVSIKK; this is translated from the coding sequence ATGAGAAAAGGATTCCAGTTTAAAGCGTTAGCATTTTTTGTTTTCGCACTTTTAGTATCTACCGTAACTTTTGCACAGCAAAAACCAATTGCAAGTCCGCGCGATAGCGTAAGTGCAACAGTGGCCGGATCAAAAATCACCATCAATTACGGCAGCCCGTCGGTAAAAGGCCGGAAAGTATTTGGCGAGTTAGAGCCTTATGGAAAAGTATGGCGCGCAGGTGCTAACGAGGCAACTGTATTTACTACCAGCAAAGACATCATGGTTGAAGGTAAAAAGCTGCCTGCCGGTACTTACGGCTTATTTGCTATACCAACTGCCACTACCTGGACGATTATTTTTAATAAAGTAGCTAAACAGTGGGGTGCGTTTAAATATGATGAAAGTAGCGATGCATTGCGCGTAGTTGTAAAACCTGTTGCTTCAGCAATGAACGAGCGTTTGGTTTACAAAATTACAGCTAAAGGTTTCTCGCTAAGCTGGGACAAGTTATCAGTACCTGTTTCAATAAAAAAATAA